The following coding sequences lie in one Methylosinus sp. PW1 genomic window:
- a CDS encoding CorA family divalent cation transporter → MKTLPPAGAIVGDSPFLWVMRFDADGAATLVADHDASRLDTDADGYFWVHLNVADLRYRDWVAGRQQMPAEARALLIDQDSHQRLDADEQALWGVIADYGRDLEREEDVLRPLRVVVTERCIVTARRYAVESTAAIRQAALEGQRLPTPLDLFEALVTRSLVSMDTGLEKLLAKFNKIEDRVLDDETHDDRRDLGALRRQTIRLRRELADGQRVFSRTAFSPRVTPPIHAALRRLTQRFDSLQQELQAVEERARLLQDEIVSNFTAETNRQLYVLTILGTLLMPPTLVSGIFGMNTKNLFFADNEQGTLYAAALCIASAAAAFFALMWIKRREG, encoded by the coding sequence ATGAAGACGTTGCCGCCGGCCGGCGCGATCGTGGGCGATTCGCCCTTTCTCTGGGTCATGCGCTTCGATGCGGACGGCGCGGCGACGCTCGTCGCCGACCACGACGCCTCACGGCTCGATACGGACGCCGACGGCTATTTCTGGGTCCACCTCAATGTCGCCGATCTGCGCTATCGCGATTGGGTCGCCGGTCGCCAGCAAATGCCGGCGGAGGCGCGCGCCCTGCTCATAGATCAGGACAGCCATCAGCGGCTGGACGCCGACGAGCAGGCGCTGTGGGGCGTGATCGCCGATTACGGCCGCGATCTCGAGCGTGAGGAAGATGTGCTGCGTCCGCTGCGAGTCGTCGTCACCGAGCGCTGCATCGTCACCGCCCGCCGCTACGCCGTCGAGTCGACGGCCGCCATTCGGCAGGCCGCGTTGGAGGGCCAGCGGCTGCCAACGCCGCTCGATCTCTTCGAGGCGCTGGTGACGCGCAGCCTCGTCTCCATGGACACCGGCCTCGAGAAGCTTCTCGCCAAATTCAACAAGATCGAGGATCGCGTGCTGGACGACGAGACGCATGACGATCGCCGCGATCTCGGCGCGCTGCGTCGCCAGACGATCCGGCTGCGGCGCGAGCTCGCCGATGGTCAGCGCGTTTTTTCCCGCACGGCTTTCTCGCCGCGCGTCACGCCGCCGATCCATGCGGCGCTGCGGCGGCTGACGCAGCGTTTCGATTCGCTGCAGCAGGAGCTGCAGGCGGTGGAGGAGCGCGCGCGGCTGCTGCAGGACGAGATCGTCTCCAATTTCACGGCGGAGACCAATCGCCAGCTCTATGTGCTGACTATTCTCGGCACTCTGCTCATGCCGCCGACTCTCGTCTCCGGCATATTCGGCATGAACACGAAGAATCTGTTCTTCGCCGATAATGAGCAGGGGACGCTCTATGCGGCGGCGCTCTGCATCGCCTCGGCCGCGGCGGCCTTTTTCGCGCTGATGTGGATCAAGCGCCGCGAGGGATAA